A portion of the Elephas maximus indicus isolate mEleMax1 chromosome 13, mEleMax1 primary haplotype, whole genome shotgun sequence genome contains these proteins:
- the CD276 gene encoding CD276 antigen isoform X2 has translation MRHQQGSPGVGVRVATALEVLWLCLTGALKVQVPEDPVVALVGTDTTLRCSFSPEPDFSLAQLNLLWQLTDTKQPVHSFTKGRDQGSAYANRTALFLDLLAQGNASLRLRRVRVADEGSFTCFVSIRDFGSAAVSLQVAAPYSKPSMTLEPNKDLRPGDTVTITCSSYRGYPEAEVFWQDGQGTPLTHNVTTSQMANEQGLFDVRSVLRVVLSANGTYSCLVRNPVLQQDAHGSVTIAPHRNPTGAVEVQVPEDPVVALVGTDTTLRCSFSPEPDFSLAQLNLIWQLTDTKQLVHSFTEGRDQGSAYANRTALFPDLLAQGNASLRLRRVRVADEGSFTCFVSIRDFGSAAVSLQVAAPYSKPSMTLEPNKDLRPGDTVTITCSSYRGYPEAEVFWQDGQGAPLTHNVTTSQMANEQGLFDVRSVLRVVLSANGTYSCLVRNPVLQQDAHGSVTITGQPMTFPPEALWVTVGLSVCLVALLVALAFVCWKKIKQSCEEESAGAEDQDGGGERSKTALQPLKHSENKEDDGQEIA, from the exons ATGCGGCATCAGCAGGGCAGCCCTGGCGTGGGTGTGCGTGTGGccacagccctggaagtgctctggctctgcctcacag GCGCCCTAAAGGTCCAGGTCCCCGAAGACCCTGTGGTGGCCCTGGTGGGCACCGACACCACTCTGCGCTGCTCCTTCTCACCCGAGCCCGACTTCAGCCTGGCGCAGCTCAACCTCCTCTGGCAGCTGACAGACACCAAACAGCCGGTGCACAGCTTCACTAAGGGCCGCGACCAGGGCAGTGCCTATGCCAACCGCACGGCCCTCTTCCTGGACCTGCTGGCGCAGGGCAACGCGTCCCTGAGGCTGCGGCGCGTGCGCGTGGCAGATGAGGGCAGCTTCACCTGCTTCGTGAGCATCCGGGACTTTGGCAGTGCCGCGGTCAGCCTGCAGGTGGCAG CCCCCTACTCGAAGCCCAGTATGACCCTGGAGCCCAACAAGGACCTGCGGCCTGGAGACACGGTGACCATCACGTGCTCCAGCTACCGGGGCTACCCTGAGGCCGAGGTGTTCTGGCAGGATGGGCAGGGCACGCCCTTGACCCACAACGTGACCACGTCGCAGATGGCCAATGAGCAGGGCCTGTTCGATGTGCGCAGCGTGCTGAGGGTGGTGCTGAGCGCCAATGGCACCTACAGCTGCCTGGTGCGCAACCCCGTGCTGCAGCAGGACGCCCACGGCTCCGTCACCATCGCGCCCCACAGGAACCCCACag GCGCGGTAGAGGTCCAGGTCCCCGAAGACCCTGTGGTGGCCCTGGTGGGCACCGACACCACCCTGCGCTGCTCCTTCTCACCCGAGCCCGACTTCAGCCTGGCGCAGCTCAACCTCATCTGGCAGCTGACAGACACCAAACAGCTGGTGCACAGCTTCACTGAGGGCCGCGACCAGGGCAGTGCCTATGCCAACCGCACCGCGCTCTTCCCGGACCTGCTGGCGCAGGGCAACGCGTCCCTGAGGCTGCGGCGCGTGCGCGTGGCAGATGAGGGCAGCTTTACCTGCTTCGTGAGCATCCGGGACTTTGGCAGTGCTGCGGTCAGCCTGCAGGTGGCAG CCCCCTACTCGAAGCCCAGTATGACCCTGGAGCCCAACAAGGACCTGCGGCCTGGAGACACGGTGACCATCACGTGCTCCAGCTACCGGGGCTACCCTGAGGCCGAGGTGTTCTGGCAGGATGGGCAGGGCGCGCCCTTGACCCACAACGTGACCACGTCGCAGATGGCCAATGAGCAGGGCCTGTTCGATGTGCGCAGCGTGCTGAGGGTGGTGCTGAGCGCCAATGGCACCTACAGCTGCCTGGTGCGCAACCCTGTGCTGCAGCAGGACGCCCACGGCTCCGTCACCATCACAG GGCAGCCCATGACATTCCCCCCTGAGGCCCTGTGGGTGACCGTGGGGCTCTCCGTCTGTCTCGTGGCACTGCTGGTGGCCCTGGCCTTTGTGTGCTGGAAGAAGATCAAACAGAGCTGCGAGGAGGAGAGTGCAG GGGCCGAGGACCAGGATGGGGGTGGAGAAAGATCCAAGACAG CCCTGCAGCCTCTGAAAcactctgaaaacaaagaag ACGATGGACAAGAAATAGCCTGA
- the CD276 gene encoding CD276 antigen isoform X1: MRHQQGSPGVGVRVATALEVLWLCLTGALKVQVPEDPVVALVGTDTTLRCSFSPEPDFSLAQLNLLWQLTDTKQPVHSFTKGRDQGSAYANRTALFLDLLAQGNASLRLRRVRVADEGSFTCFVSIRDFGSAAVSLQVAAPYSKPSMTLEPNKDLRPGDTVTITCSSYRGYPEAEVFWQDGQGTPLTHNVTTSQMANEQGLFDVRSVLRVVLSANGTYSCLVRNPVLQQDAHGSVTIAPHRNPTGAVEVQVPEDPVVALVGTDTTLRCSFSPEPDFSLAQLNLIWQLTDTKQLVHSFTEGRDQGSAYANRTALFPDLLAQGNASLRLRRVRVADEGSFTCFVSIRDFGSAAVSLQVAAPYSKPSMTLEPNKDLRPGDTVTITCSSYRGYPEAEVFWQDGQGAPLTHNVTTSQMANEQGLFDVRSVLRVVLSANGTYSCLVRNPVLQQDAHGSVTITGQPMTFPPEALWVTVGLSVCLVALLVALAFVCWKKIKQSCEEESAGAEDQDGGGERSKTALQPLKHSENKEDADDGQEIA; encoded by the exons ATGCGGCATCAGCAGGGCAGCCCTGGCGTGGGTGTGCGTGTGGccacagccctggaagtgctctggctctgcctcacag GCGCCCTAAAGGTCCAGGTCCCCGAAGACCCTGTGGTGGCCCTGGTGGGCACCGACACCACTCTGCGCTGCTCCTTCTCACCCGAGCCCGACTTCAGCCTGGCGCAGCTCAACCTCCTCTGGCAGCTGACAGACACCAAACAGCCGGTGCACAGCTTCACTAAGGGCCGCGACCAGGGCAGTGCCTATGCCAACCGCACGGCCCTCTTCCTGGACCTGCTGGCGCAGGGCAACGCGTCCCTGAGGCTGCGGCGCGTGCGCGTGGCAGATGAGGGCAGCTTCACCTGCTTCGTGAGCATCCGGGACTTTGGCAGTGCCGCGGTCAGCCTGCAGGTGGCAG CCCCCTACTCGAAGCCCAGTATGACCCTGGAGCCCAACAAGGACCTGCGGCCTGGAGACACGGTGACCATCACGTGCTCCAGCTACCGGGGCTACCCTGAGGCCGAGGTGTTCTGGCAGGATGGGCAGGGCACGCCCTTGACCCACAACGTGACCACGTCGCAGATGGCCAATGAGCAGGGCCTGTTCGATGTGCGCAGCGTGCTGAGGGTGGTGCTGAGCGCCAATGGCACCTACAGCTGCCTGGTGCGCAACCCCGTGCTGCAGCAGGACGCCCACGGCTCCGTCACCATCGCGCCCCACAGGAACCCCACag GCGCGGTAGAGGTCCAGGTCCCCGAAGACCCTGTGGTGGCCCTGGTGGGCACCGACACCACCCTGCGCTGCTCCTTCTCACCCGAGCCCGACTTCAGCCTGGCGCAGCTCAACCTCATCTGGCAGCTGACAGACACCAAACAGCTGGTGCACAGCTTCACTGAGGGCCGCGACCAGGGCAGTGCCTATGCCAACCGCACCGCGCTCTTCCCGGACCTGCTGGCGCAGGGCAACGCGTCCCTGAGGCTGCGGCGCGTGCGCGTGGCAGATGAGGGCAGCTTTACCTGCTTCGTGAGCATCCGGGACTTTGGCAGTGCTGCGGTCAGCCTGCAGGTGGCAG CCCCCTACTCGAAGCCCAGTATGACCCTGGAGCCCAACAAGGACCTGCGGCCTGGAGACACGGTGACCATCACGTGCTCCAGCTACCGGGGCTACCCTGAGGCCGAGGTGTTCTGGCAGGATGGGCAGGGCGCGCCCTTGACCCACAACGTGACCACGTCGCAGATGGCCAATGAGCAGGGCCTGTTCGATGTGCGCAGCGTGCTGAGGGTGGTGCTGAGCGCCAATGGCACCTACAGCTGCCTGGTGCGCAACCCTGTGCTGCAGCAGGACGCCCACGGCTCCGTCACCATCACAG GGCAGCCCATGACATTCCCCCCTGAGGCCCTGTGGGTGACCGTGGGGCTCTCCGTCTGTCTCGTGGCACTGCTGGTGGCCCTGGCCTTTGTGTGCTGGAAGAAGATCAAACAGAGCTGCGAGGAGGAGAGTGCAG GGGCCGAGGACCAGGATGGGGGTGGAGAAAGATCCAAGACAG CCCTGCAGCCTCTGAAAcactctgaaaacaaagaag ATGCAGACGATGGACAAGAAATAGCCTGA